A genomic stretch from Halichoerus grypus chromosome 5, mHalGry1.hap1.1, whole genome shotgun sequence includes:
- the TRAPPC3 gene encoding trafficking protein particle complex subunit 3 isoform X1 — protein MSRQANRGTESKKMSSELFTLTYGALVTQLCKDYENDEDVNKQLDKMGYNIGVRLIEDFLARSNVGRCHDFRETADVIAKVAFKMYLGITPSITNWSPAGDEFSLILENNPLVDFVELPDNHSSLIYSNLLCGVLRGALEMVQMAVEAKFVQDTLKGDGVTEIRMRFIRRIEDNLPAGEE, from the exons ATGTCTAGGCAGGCGAACCGTGGCACCGAGAGCAAGAAAATG AGCTCTGAGCTCTTCACCCTCACCTACGGGGCTCTGGTCACACAGCTGTGCAAGGACTATGAAAATGATGAAGATGTGAATAAACAGCTGGACAAAAT GGGCTATAACATTGGAGTCCGACTGATTGAAGATTTCTTGGCACGGTCAAATGTTGGGAGGTGCCACGACTTTCGGGAAACCGCAGATGTCATCGCCAAG GTGGCGTTCAAGATGTACTTGGGCATCACTCCAAGCATCACCAATTGGAGCCCAGCTGGTGACGAATTCTccctcattttggaaaataacccCTTGGTGGACTTTGTGGAACTTCCTGATAACCACTCCTCCCTTATTTATTCCAATCTCTTGTGTGGGGTGTTGCGGGGAGCCTTGGAGATG GTCCAGATGGCTGTGGAGGCCAAGTTTGTCCAGGACACCCTGAAAGGAGACGGTGTGACAGAAATCCGGATGAGGTTCATCAGGCGGATTGAGGACAATCTCCCAGCTGGAGAGGAGTGA
- the TRAPPC3 gene encoding trafficking protein particle complex subunit 3 isoform X2, whose protein sequence is MGYNIGVRLIEDFLARSNVGRCHDFRETADVIAKVAFKMYLGITPSITNWSPAGDEFSLILENNPLVDFVELPDNHSSLIYSNLLCGVLRGALEMVQMAVEAKFVQDTLKGDGVTEIRMRFIRRIEDNLPAGEE, encoded by the exons AT GGGCTATAACATTGGAGTCCGACTGATTGAAGATTTCTTGGCACGGTCAAATGTTGGGAGGTGCCACGACTTTCGGGAAACCGCAGATGTCATCGCCAAG GTGGCGTTCAAGATGTACTTGGGCATCACTCCAAGCATCACCAATTGGAGCCCAGCTGGTGACGAATTCTccctcattttggaaaataacccCTTGGTGGACTTTGTGGAACTTCCTGATAACCACTCCTCCCTTATTTATTCCAATCTCTTGTGTGGGGTGTTGCGGGGAGCCTTGGAGATG GTCCAGATGGCTGTGGAGGCCAAGTTTGTCCAGGACACCCTGAAAGGAGACGGTGTGACAGAAATCCGGATGAGGTTCATCAGGCGGATTGAGGACAATCTCCCAGCTGGAGAGGAGTGA